The following proteins come from a genomic window of Trifolium pratense cultivar HEN17-A07 linkage group LG4, ARS_RC_1.1, whole genome shotgun sequence:
- the LOC123920755 gene encoding putative disease resistance protein At4g11170 isoform X4, with product MAYLSSGAFQIIHARISKYQLNLRTTAGVKKNEMVNKIVAKGKYSHSGSNGIVAKTSNMEMRPIWYSGINHRISKHQLKLWTIAAVKKDKMVNKIVEEFKGEGEKPLSTNAPRSKYDVFVNFRGKDIRKGFLSHLIKAFPRKQISFFVDNKIKRGDELSHSLVEAIEGSFISLIIFSENYASSHWCLDELVKIFECKKKYGQIVIPVFYNVETTVVKSQKESYEKAFSEHNEKYSPSRVQNWKHALQKSTKLTGIKLSDFQNEAELLEEIINVVSKSLSKHPVNSKGLVGIDKPIEHLESLLRKGSKKVRVIGICGMGGIGKTTIAEEIFCRNRSKYDGGCFLPKVSEELTRHGLQSLKENLFSTLLEEDVKIDPLKRLASDIVRRVGRMKVLIVLDDVKNKNQVKMLFGTLDWFRSDSRIIITTKDKQVLIANGVDDHDLYEVGVLSFNQALELFYLNAFKQINQPENEKYYKLSKRFVDYAGCIPLVLEILGSHLIGKDMEFWESQLDQLKTNPIKEVYDVMILSYKDLDRLERKIFLDIACFFNGLKLKVDYIKLLLKDCESDRSVTVGLERLKDKALVTISEDNVVSMHDTIQEMAREVVRRASSKDPRKRSRLWDQDEICDVLKNEKGTEAVRSISLDLSAIKKLELSPRVFAKMTNLQFLDFHGRHDQDCLDLLPQGLQSFPSDLRYLHWMHYPLKSFPEKFSAKNLVILDLSYSRVEELWYGIKSLVNLKEVILYRSKVLKELPDFSKAPHLEVLDISRCYNLKSIHPTIFSLENLVRLNLEFCSSLTKFESDTRLSSLRCLNLGYCKKLRTFSVTTNSLIELDLTGIRINALPSSFGCLSKLEMLALGESKIESIPSSIKNLTRLRKLDLRLCSEVLALPALPSSLETLIAEGESLKTVLFPSTASEQFKENKKGVEFWNCSNLDKRSLINIGLNVQINIVKFAYQHLSTLEHDDYVESYDDYKYESPYQAVYVYPGSSVPKWLSYKTTKDEMIVDISPPHFSPLLGFVFCFILAEDSQYCDLMEFNITVFDGEGDGEKDDIDIYMYRTCCYTALDHVCMIYDQPCSQYLTSIAKNQTKFKIKVTARTVSNKYREGPEVKLKGFGISPLKIKMKKLIYTQIYSLIGCSISKSEVAKEVYDKGIAEVQVENEAIGQVLQK from the exons ATGGCATATCTGTCTTCCGGAGCTTTTCAAATAATACATGCT AGAATTTCAAAGTACCAGTTGAACTTGAGGACTACTGCAGGAGTTAAGAAGAATGAAATGGTCAATAAAATTGTTGCGAAG GGAAAATACAGTCATTCTGGAAGTAATGGAATTGTTGCTAAAACATCTAACATGGAAATGCGGCCAATATGGTACTCTGGTATAAATCAT AGAATTTCAAAGCACCAGTTAAAACTTTGGACTATTGCAGCAGTTAAGAAGGACAAAATGGTCAATAAAATTGTCGAAGAG TTTAAGGGTGAAGGAGAAAAGCCACTGTCAACCAATGCTCCACGATCAAAGTATGATGTTTTTGTAAACTTTAGGGGAAAGGATATCCGCAAAGGCTTTCTTAGCCATTTGATTAAGGCTTTTCCTCGAAAGCAAATAAGCTTCTTTGTAGACAACAAAATTAAGAGGGGAGATGAGTTATCACATTCACTTGTTGAAGCAATTGAAGGATCATTCATTTCATTGATCATATTCTCAGAAAACTACGCTTCTTCACATTGGTGCTTAGATGAGCTTGTGAAAATATTTGAGTGCAAAAAGAAATATGGACAGATTGTAATACCTGTTTTCTACAACGTAGAAACTACAGTTGTTAAGAGTCAAAAGGAGAGTTATGAAAAAGCATTTTCTGAGCATAACGAAAAGTATAGTCCGTCAAGGGTGCAGAACTGGAAACATGCTTTGCAAAAATCTACTAAACTGACAGGAATTAAGTTATCAGATTTTCA GAATGAAGCTGAGCTGCTTGAAGAAATCATCAATGTTGTGTCGAAGAGTTTGAGTAAGCACCCAGTTAACTCAAAAGGACTTGTTGGAATTGACAAACCAATTGAACATTTGGAATCATTGTTACGGAAAGGGTCAAAAAAGGTCCGTGTCATTGGAATTTGTGGTATGGGTGGTATTGGCAAGACAACTATTGCAGAAGAAATATTTTGCCGAAATCGGTCTAAATATGATGGTGGTTGTTTTTTACCAAAGGTAAGTGAAGAGTTAACAAGACATGGATTGCAATCTTTAAAAGAAAACCTTTTTTCTACATTACTAGAAGAAGATGTGAAAATTGATCCACTAAAAAGGTTGGCTAGTGATATTGTGAGACGGGTTGGCCGCATGAAGGTTCTTATTGTTCTTGATGATGTCAAGAATAAAAATCAGGTAAAGATGTTATTTGGAACCCTTGATTGGTTTCGATCAGATAGTAGAATAATTATAACAACCAAAGATAAGCAAGTACTTATTGCTAATGGAGTTGATGATCATGATCTATATGAGGTTGGGGTATTGAGTTTTAATCAAGCACTTGAGCTTTTCTATTTAAATGCCTTCAAACAGATTAATCAACCTGAAAACGAGAAGTACTATAAGCTATCAAAGAGGTTTGTCGATTATGCTGGATGCATTCCGTTAGTTCTTGAAATTTTGGGTAGTCATCTTATTGGAAAAGATATGGAATTTTGGGAAAGTCAGTTAGACCAACTTAAAACAAATCCAATTAAAGAAGTTTATGATGTAATGATTCTCAGTTATAAAGATCTTGATCGCTTAGAGCGAAAGATTTTTTTAGATATTGCATGTTTTTTCAATGGCTTGAAATTGAAAGTGGATTACATAAAACTTTTACTGAAAGATTGTGAGAGTGATCGTTCAGTGACTGTTGGGTTAGAAAGGTTGAAAGATAAAGCTCTTGTAACTATTTCTGAagataatgttgtttctatgcATGACACCATACAAGAAATGGCCCGAGAAGTTGTTCGTCGAGCATCTAGTAAAGACCCTAGAAAACGCAGTCGATTATGGGATCAAGATGAAATTTGTGATgtattgaaaaatgaaaag GGTACTGAAGCAGTTAGAAGCATAAGTTTAGACTTGTCAGCAATTAAGAAGCTGGAATTAAGCCCTCGTGTATTTGCTAAGATGACCAACCTGcaatttttggattttcatGGTAGACACGATCAAGACTGTTTGGATCTTCTTCCTCAAGGGCTTCAATCTTTTCCAAGTGATCTAAGATATCTTCATTGGATGCATTACCCTCTAAAATCATTCCCTGAGAAGTTTTCTGCTAAGAATCTTGTTATATTAGACTTGTCATATAGCCGTGTGGAAGAGCTTTGGTATGGAATTAAg AGTCTGGTTAATTTAAAAGAAGTTATACTCTATAGATCCAAAGTACTAAAGGAGCTACCAGACTTTTCAAAAGCTCCACATCTTGAAGTATTGGATATCAGTCGTTGTTATAATTTGAAAAGCATCCATCCAACTATTTTCTCTCTTGAAAACCTAGTCAGATTGAATCTAGAATTTTGTTCTTCCCTTACCAAATTCGAAAGTGATACTCGTTTAAGCTCCCTCCGTTGTCTCAACCTTGGATATTGCAAAAAACTGAGGACATTCTCGGTGACAACAAATAGTTTGATAGAATTGGACCTAACTGGCATTCGCATCAATGCACTTCCATCATCTTTTGGATGTCTAAGCAAGCTAGAAATGCTGGCCTTAGGAGAGAGTAAAATTGAGAGCATACCTTCAAGCATAAAAAATCTTACAAGACTACGTAAACTAGACCTGAGACTTTGCTCTGAGGTTCTGGCTTTACCAGCGCTTCCTTCATCACTTGAAACTCTAATTGCTGAAGGTGAATCGCTGAAGACTGTATTGTTCCCTTCAACAGCTTCTGAACAATTCAAGGAAAACAAGAAAGGGGTTGAGTTCTGGAATTGCTCGAACTTGGATAAGCGTTCTCTCATAAATATTGGGTTGAATGTTCAAATCAATATAGTGAAGTTTGCATATCAACATTTATCCACACTGGAACATGATGATTATGTCGAAAGCTATGATGATTACAAATATGAATCTCCTTATCAAGCTGTGTATGTGTATCCTGGAAGTAGTGTTCCAAAGTGGTTGTCGTACAAGACAACAAAGGATGAAATGATTGTTGATATCTCTCCGCCACATTTCTCCCCTTTATTAGGCTTTGTTTTTTGCTTCATTCTTGCTGAGGACTCCCAATATTGTGATCTTATGGAATTTAACATCACTGTATTTGATGGTGAGGGCGATGGTGAAAAGGATGATATCGATATCTACATGTATAGGACATGTTGCTATACTGCATTAGATCATGTGTGCATGATATACGACCAACCATGTTCTCAGTACCTAACCAGCATAGCGAAAAATCAGACAAAGTTTAAAATCAAGGTTACAGCAAGGACAGTATCCAATAAATATAGGGAAGGACCAGAGGTGAAGCTAAAAGGGTTTGGCATCAGCCCG CTGAAGATTAAGATGAAGAAGTTGATTTACACACAAATCTATAGTCTAAT TGGTTGCAGCATTTCCAAATCTGAGGTAGCTAAAGAAGTGTACGATAAGGGGATTGCAGAAGTACAG GTTGAAAATGAAGCTATAGGACAAGTACTTCAGAAGTAA
- the LOC123920755 gene encoding putative disease resistance protein At4g11170 isoform X3, with amino-acid sequence MAYLSSGASQIIHARISKYQLNLRTTAGVKKNEMVNKIVAKGKYSHSGSNGIVAKTSNMEMRPIWYSGINHRISKHQLKLWTIAAVKKDKMVNKIVEEFKGEGEKPLSTNAPRSKYDVFVNFRGKDIRKGFLSHLIKAFPRKQISFFVDNKIKRGDELSHSLVEAIEGSFISLIIFSENYASSHWCLDELVKIFECKKKYGQIVIPVFYNVETTVVKSQKESYEKAFSEHNEKYSPSRVQNWKHALQKSTKLTGIKLSDFQNEAELLEEIINVVSKSLSKHPVNSKGLVGIDKPIEHLESLLRKGSKKVRVIGICGMGGIGKTTIAEEIFCRNRSKYDGGCFLPKVSEELTRHGLQSLKENLFSTLLEEDVKIDPLKRLASDIVRRVGRMKVLIVLDDVKNKNQVKMLFGTLDWFRSDSRIIITTKDKQVLIANGVDDHDLYEVGVLSFNQALELFYLNAFKQINQPENEKYYKLSKRFVDYAGCIPLVLEILGSHLIGKDMEFWESQLDQLKTNPIKEVYDVMILSYKDLDRLERKIFLDIACFFNGLKLKVDYIKLLLKDCESDRSVTVGLERLKDKALVTISEDNVVSMHDTIQEMAREVVRRASSKDPRKRSRLWDQDEICDVLKNEKGTEAVRSISLDLSAIKKLELSPRVFAKMTNLQFLDFHGRHDQDCLDLLPQGLQSFPSDLRYLHWMHYPLKSFPEKFSAKNLVILDLSYSRVEELWYGIKSLVNLKEVILYRSKVLKELPDFSKAPHLEVLDISRCYNLKSIHPTIFSLENLVRLNLEFCSSLTKFESDTRLSSLRCLNLGYCKKLRTFSVTTNSLIELDLTGIRINALPSSFGCLSKLEMLALGESKIESIPSSIKNLTRLRKLDLRLCSEVLALPALPSSLETLIAEGESLKTVLFPSTASEQFKENKKGVEFWNCSNLDKRSLINIGLNVQINIVKFAYQHLSTLEHDDYVESYDDYKYESPYQAVYVYPGSSVPKWLSYKTTKDEMIVDISPPHFSPLLGFVFCFILAEDSQYCDLMEFNITVFDGEGDGEKDDIDIYMYRTCCYTALDHVCMIYDQPCSQYLTSIAKNQTKFKIKVTARTVSNKYREGPEVKLKGFGISPVNQAIYQNLIHEMELFDYINIWKRTVLSIILCIFFLQLKIKMKKLIYTQIYSLIGCSISKSEVAKEVYDKGIAEVQVENEAIGQVLQK; translated from the exons ATGGCATATCTGTCTTCCGGAGCTTCTCAAATAATACATGCT AGAATTTCAAAGTACCAGTTGAACTTGAGGACTACTGCAGGAGTTAAGAAGAATGAAATGGTCAATAAAATTGTTGCGAAG GGAAAATACAGTCATTCTGGAAGTAATGGAATTGTTGCTAAAACATCTAACATGGAAATGCGGCCAATATGGTACTCTGGTATAAATCAT AGAATTTCAAAGCACCAGTTAAAACTTTGGACTATTGCAGCAGTTAAGAAGGACAAAATGGTCAATAAAATTGTCGAAGAG TTTAAGGGTGAAGGAGAAAAGCCACTGTCAACCAATGCTCCACGATCAAAGTATGATGTTTTTGTAAACTTTAGGGGAAAGGATATCCGCAAAGGCTTTCTTAGCCATTTGATTAAGGCTTTTCCTCGAAAGCAAATAAGCTTCTTTGTAGACAACAAAATTAAGAGGGGAGATGAGTTATCACATTCACTTGTTGAAGCAATTGAAGGATCATTCATTTCATTGATCATATTCTCAGAAAACTACGCTTCTTCACATTGGTGCTTAGATGAGCTTGTGAAAATATTTGAGTGCAAAAAGAAATATGGACAGATTGTAATACCTGTTTTCTACAACGTAGAAACTACAGTTGTTAAGAGTCAAAAGGAGAGTTATGAAAAAGCATTTTCTGAGCATAACGAAAAGTATAGTCCGTCAAGGGTGCAGAACTGGAAACATGCTTTGCAAAAATCTACTAAACTGACAGGAATTAAGTTATCAGATTTTCA GAATGAAGCTGAGCTGCTTGAAGAAATCATCAATGTTGTGTCGAAGAGTTTGAGTAAGCACCCAGTTAACTCAAAAGGACTTGTTGGAATTGACAAACCAATTGAACATTTGGAATCATTGTTACGGAAAGGGTCAAAAAAGGTCCGTGTCATTGGAATTTGTGGTATGGGTGGTATTGGCAAGACAACTATTGCAGAAGAAATATTTTGCCGAAATCGGTCTAAATATGATGGTGGTTGTTTTTTACCAAAGGTAAGTGAAGAGTTAACAAGACATGGATTGCAATCTTTAAAAGAAAACCTTTTTTCTACATTACTAGAAGAAGATGTGAAAATTGATCCACTAAAAAGGTTGGCTAGTGATATTGTGAGACGGGTTGGCCGCATGAAGGTTCTTATTGTTCTTGATGATGTCAAGAATAAAAATCAGGTAAAGATGTTATTTGGAACCCTTGATTGGTTTCGATCAGATAGTAGAATAATTATAACAACCAAAGATAAGCAAGTACTTATTGCTAATGGAGTTGATGATCATGATCTATATGAGGTTGGGGTATTGAGTTTTAATCAAGCACTTGAGCTTTTCTATTTAAATGCCTTCAAACAGATTAATCAACCTGAAAACGAGAAGTACTATAAGCTATCAAAGAGGTTTGTCGATTATGCTGGATGCATTCCGTTAGTTCTTGAAATTTTGGGTAGTCATCTTATTGGAAAAGATATGGAATTTTGGGAAAGTCAGTTAGACCAACTTAAAACAAATCCAATTAAAGAAGTTTATGATGTAATGATTCTCAGTTATAAAGATCTTGATCGCTTAGAGCGAAAGATTTTTTTAGATATTGCATGTTTTTTCAATGGCTTGAAATTGAAAGTGGATTACATAAAACTTTTACTGAAAGATTGTGAGAGTGATCGTTCAGTGACTGTTGGGTTAGAAAGGTTGAAAGATAAAGCTCTTGTAACTATTTCTGAagataatgttgtttctatgcATGACACCATACAAGAAATGGCCCGAGAAGTTGTTCGTCGAGCATCTAGTAAAGACCCTAGAAAACGCAGTCGATTATGGGATCAAGATGAAATTTGTGATgtattgaaaaatgaaaag GGTACTGAAGCAGTTAGAAGCATAAGTTTAGACTTGTCAGCAATTAAGAAGCTGGAATTAAGCCCTCGTGTATTTGCTAAGATGACCAACCTGcaatttttggattttcatGGTAGACACGATCAAGACTGTTTGGATCTTCTTCCTCAAGGGCTTCAATCTTTTCCAAGTGATCTAAGATATCTTCATTGGATGCATTACCCTCTAAAATCATTCCCTGAGAAGTTTTCTGCTAAGAATCTTGTTATATTAGACTTGTCATATAGCCGTGTGGAAGAGCTTTGGTATGGAATTAAg AGTCTGGTTAATTTAAAAGAAGTTATACTCTATAGATCCAAAGTACTAAAGGAGCTACCAGACTTTTCAAAAGCTCCACATCTTGAAGTATTGGATATCAGTCGTTGTTATAATTTGAAAAGCATCCATCCAACTATTTTCTCTCTTGAAAACCTAGTCAGATTGAATCTAGAATTTTGTTCTTCCCTTACCAAATTCGAAAGTGATACTCGTTTAAGCTCCCTCCGTTGTCTCAACCTTGGATATTGCAAAAAACTGAGGACATTCTCGGTGACAACAAATAGTTTGATAGAATTGGACCTAACTGGCATTCGCATCAATGCACTTCCATCATCTTTTGGATGTCTAAGCAAGCTAGAAATGCTGGCCTTAGGAGAGAGTAAAATTGAGAGCATACCTTCAAGCATAAAAAATCTTACAAGACTACGTAAACTAGACCTGAGACTTTGCTCTGAGGTTCTGGCTTTACCAGCGCTTCCTTCATCACTTGAAACTCTAATTGCTGAAGGTGAATCGCTGAAGACTGTATTGTTCCCTTCAACAGCTTCTGAACAATTCAAGGAAAACAAGAAAGGGGTTGAGTTCTGGAATTGCTCGAACTTGGATAAGCGTTCTCTCATAAATATTGGGTTGAATGTTCAAATCAATATAGTGAAGTTTGCATATCAACATTTATCCACACTGGAACATGATGATTATGTCGAAAGCTATGATGATTACAAATATGAATCTCCTTATCAAGCTGTGTATGTGTATCCTGGAAGTAGTGTTCCAAAGTGGTTGTCGTACAAGACAACAAAGGATGAAATGATTGTTGATATCTCTCCGCCACATTTCTCCCCTTTATTAGGCTTTGTTTTTTGCTTCATTCTTGCTGAGGACTCCCAATATTGTGATCTTATGGAATTTAACATCACTGTATTTGATGGTGAGGGCGATGGTGAAAAGGATGATATCGATATCTACATGTATAGGACATGTTGCTATACTGCATTAGATCATGTGTGCATGATATACGACCAACCATGTTCTCAGTACCTAACCAGCATAGCGAAAAATCAGACAAAGTTTAAAATCAAGGTTACAGCAAGGACAGTATCCAATAAATATAGGGAAGGACCAGAGGTGAAGCTAAAAGGGTTTGGCATCAGCCCGGTAAATCAAGCAATATATCAAAATCTCATTCACGAAATGGAATTGTTTGATTATATTAACATATGGAAGAGGACTGTGCTTAGTATCATCCTGTGTATTTTCTTCCTGCAGCTGAAGATTAAGATGAAGAAGTTGATTTACACACAAATCTATAGTCTAAT TGGTTGCAGCATTTCCAAATCTGAGGTAGCTAAAGAAGTGTACGATAAGGGGATTGCAGAAGTACAG GTTGAAAATGAAGCTATAGGACAAGTACTTCAGAAGTAA
- the LOC123920755 gene encoding putative disease resistance protein At4g11170 isoform X1 — MAYLSSGAFQIIHARISKYQLNLRTTAGVKKNEMVNKIVAKGKYSHSGSNGIVAKTSNMEMRPIWYSGINHRISKHQLKLWTIAAVKKDKMVNKIVEEFKGEGEKPLSTNAPRSKYDVFVNFRGKDIRKGFLSHLIKAFPRKQISFFVDNKIKRGDELSHSLVEAIEGSFISLIIFSENYASSHWCLDELVKIFECKKKYGQIVIPVFYNVETTVVKSQKESYEKAFSEHNEKYSPSRVQNWKHALQKSTKLTGIKLSDFQNEAELLEEIINVVSKSLSKHPVNSKGLVGIDKPIEHLESLLRKGSKKVRVIGICGMGGIGKTTIAEEIFCRNRSKYDGGCFLPKVSEELTRHGLQSLKENLFSTLLEEDVKIDPLKRLASDIVRRVGRMKVLIVLDDVKNKNQVKMLFGTLDWFRSDSRIIITTKDKQVLIANGVDDHDLYEVGVLSFNQALELFYLNAFKQINQPENEKYYKLSKRFVDYAGCIPLVLEILGSHLIGKDMEFWESQLDQLKTNPIKEVYDVMILSYKDLDRLERKIFLDIACFFNGLKLKVDYIKLLLKDCESDRSVTVGLERLKDKALVTISEDNVVSMHDTIQEMAREVVRRASSKDPRKRSRLWDQDEICDVLKNEKGTEAVRSISLDLSAIKKLELSPRVFAKMTNLQFLDFHGRHDQDCLDLLPQGLQSFPSDLRYLHWMHYPLKSFPEKFSAKNLVILDLSYSRVEELWYGIKSLVNLKEVILYRSKVLKELPDFSKAPHLEVLDISRCYNLKSIHPTIFSLENLVRLNLEFCSSLTKFESDTRLSSLRCLNLGYCKKLRTFSVTTNSLIELDLTGIRINALPSSFGCLSKLEMLALGESKIESIPSSIKNLTRLRKLDLRLCSEVLALPALPSSLETLIAEGESLKTVLFPSTASEQFKENKKGVEFWNCSNLDKRSLINIGLNVQINIVKFAYQHLSTLEHDDYVESYDDYKYESPYQAVYVYPGSSVPKWLSYKTTKDEMIVDISPPHFSPLLGFVFCFILAEDSQYCDLMEFNITVFDGEGDGEKDDIDIYMYRTCCYTALDHVCMIYDQPCSQYLTSIAKNQTKFKIKVTARTVSNKYREGPEVKLKGFGISPVNQAIYQNLIHEMELFDYINIWKRTVLSIILCIFFLQLKIKMKKLIYTQIYSLIGCSISKSEVAKEVYDKGIAEVQVENEAIGQVLQK, encoded by the exons ATGGCATATCTGTCTTCCGGAGCTTTTCAAATAATACATGCT AGAATTTCAAAGTACCAGTTGAACTTGAGGACTACTGCAGGAGTTAAGAAGAATGAAATGGTCAATAAAATTGTTGCGAAG GGAAAATACAGTCATTCTGGAAGTAATGGAATTGTTGCTAAAACATCTAACATGGAAATGCGGCCAATATGGTACTCTGGTATAAATCAT AGAATTTCAAAGCACCAGTTAAAACTTTGGACTATTGCAGCAGTTAAGAAGGACAAAATGGTCAATAAAATTGTCGAAGAG TTTAAGGGTGAAGGAGAAAAGCCACTGTCAACCAATGCTCCACGATCAAAGTATGATGTTTTTGTAAACTTTAGGGGAAAGGATATCCGCAAAGGCTTTCTTAGCCATTTGATTAAGGCTTTTCCTCGAAAGCAAATAAGCTTCTTTGTAGACAACAAAATTAAGAGGGGAGATGAGTTATCACATTCACTTGTTGAAGCAATTGAAGGATCATTCATTTCATTGATCATATTCTCAGAAAACTACGCTTCTTCACATTGGTGCTTAGATGAGCTTGTGAAAATATTTGAGTGCAAAAAGAAATATGGACAGATTGTAATACCTGTTTTCTACAACGTAGAAACTACAGTTGTTAAGAGTCAAAAGGAGAGTTATGAAAAAGCATTTTCTGAGCATAACGAAAAGTATAGTCCGTCAAGGGTGCAGAACTGGAAACATGCTTTGCAAAAATCTACTAAACTGACAGGAATTAAGTTATCAGATTTTCA GAATGAAGCTGAGCTGCTTGAAGAAATCATCAATGTTGTGTCGAAGAGTTTGAGTAAGCACCCAGTTAACTCAAAAGGACTTGTTGGAATTGACAAACCAATTGAACATTTGGAATCATTGTTACGGAAAGGGTCAAAAAAGGTCCGTGTCATTGGAATTTGTGGTATGGGTGGTATTGGCAAGACAACTATTGCAGAAGAAATATTTTGCCGAAATCGGTCTAAATATGATGGTGGTTGTTTTTTACCAAAGGTAAGTGAAGAGTTAACAAGACATGGATTGCAATCTTTAAAAGAAAACCTTTTTTCTACATTACTAGAAGAAGATGTGAAAATTGATCCACTAAAAAGGTTGGCTAGTGATATTGTGAGACGGGTTGGCCGCATGAAGGTTCTTATTGTTCTTGATGATGTCAAGAATAAAAATCAGGTAAAGATGTTATTTGGAACCCTTGATTGGTTTCGATCAGATAGTAGAATAATTATAACAACCAAAGATAAGCAAGTACTTATTGCTAATGGAGTTGATGATCATGATCTATATGAGGTTGGGGTATTGAGTTTTAATCAAGCACTTGAGCTTTTCTATTTAAATGCCTTCAAACAGATTAATCAACCTGAAAACGAGAAGTACTATAAGCTATCAAAGAGGTTTGTCGATTATGCTGGATGCATTCCGTTAGTTCTTGAAATTTTGGGTAGTCATCTTATTGGAAAAGATATGGAATTTTGGGAAAGTCAGTTAGACCAACTTAAAACAAATCCAATTAAAGAAGTTTATGATGTAATGATTCTCAGTTATAAAGATCTTGATCGCTTAGAGCGAAAGATTTTTTTAGATATTGCATGTTTTTTCAATGGCTTGAAATTGAAAGTGGATTACATAAAACTTTTACTGAAAGATTGTGAGAGTGATCGTTCAGTGACTGTTGGGTTAGAAAGGTTGAAAGATAAAGCTCTTGTAACTATTTCTGAagataatgttgtttctatgcATGACACCATACAAGAAATGGCCCGAGAAGTTGTTCGTCGAGCATCTAGTAAAGACCCTAGAAAACGCAGTCGATTATGGGATCAAGATGAAATTTGTGATgtattgaaaaatgaaaag GGTACTGAAGCAGTTAGAAGCATAAGTTTAGACTTGTCAGCAATTAAGAAGCTGGAATTAAGCCCTCGTGTATTTGCTAAGATGACCAACCTGcaatttttggattttcatGGTAGACACGATCAAGACTGTTTGGATCTTCTTCCTCAAGGGCTTCAATCTTTTCCAAGTGATCTAAGATATCTTCATTGGATGCATTACCCTCTAAAATCATTCCCTGAGAAGTTTTCTGCTAAGAATCTTGTTATATTAGACTTGTCATATAGCCGTGTGGAAGAGCTTTGGTATGGAATTAAg AGTCTGGTTAATTTAAAAGAAGTTATACTCTATAGATCCAAAGTACTAAAGGAGCTACCAGACTTTTCAAAAGCTCCACATCTTGAAGTATTGGATATCAGTCGTTGTTATAATTTGAAAAGCATCCATCCAACTATTTTCTCTCTTGAAAACCTAGTCAGATTGAATCTAGAATTTTGTTCTTCCCTTACCAAATTCGAAAGTGATACTCGTTTAAGCTCCCTCCGTTGTCTCAACCTTGGATATTGCAAAAAACTGAGGACATTCTCGGTGACAACAAATAGTTTGATAGAATTGGACCTAACTGGCATTCGCATCAATGCACTTCCATCATCTTTTGGATGTCTAAGCAAGCTAGAAATGCTGGCCTTAGGAGAGAGTAAAATTGAGAGCATACCTTCAAGCATAAAAAATCTTACAAGACTACGTAAACTAGACCTGAGACTTTGCTCTGAGGTTCTGGCTTTACCAGCGCTTCCTTCATCACTTGAAACTCTAATTGCTGAAGGTGAATCGCTGAAGACTGTATTGTTCCCTTCAACAGCTTCTGAACAATTCAAGGAAAACAAGAAAGGGGTTGAGTTCTGGAATTGCTCGAACTTGGATAAGCGTTCTCTCATAAATATTGGGTTGAATGTTCAAATCAATATAGTGAAGTTTGCATATCAACATTTATCCACACTGGAACATGATGATTATGTCGAAAGCTATGATGATTACAAATATGAATCTCCTTATCAAGCTGTGTATGTGTATCCTGGAAGTAGTGTTCCAAAGTGGTTGTCGTACAAGACAACAAAGGATGAAATGATTGTTGATATCTCTCCGCCACATTTCTCCCCTTTATTAGGCTTTGTTTTTTGCTTCATTCTTGCTGAGGACTCCCAATATTGTGATCTTATGGAATTTAACATCACTGTATTTGATGGTGAGGGCGATGGTGAAAAGGATGATATCGATATCTACATGTATAGGACATGTTGCTATACTGCATTAGATCATGTGTGCATGATATACGACCAACCATGTTCTCAGTACCTAACCAGCATAGCGAAAAATCAGACAAAGTTTAAAATCAAGGTTACAGCAAGGACAGTATCCAATAAATATAGGGAAGGACCAGAGGTGAAGCTAAAAGGGTTTGGCATCAGCCCGGTAAATCAAGCAATATATCAAAATCTCATTCACGAAATGGAATTGTTTGATTATATTAACATATGGAAGAGGACTGTGCTTAGTATCATCCTGTGTATTTTCTTCCTGCAGCTGAAGATTAAGATGAAGAAGTTGATTTACACACAAATCTATAGTCTAAT TGGTTGCAGCATTTCCAAATCTGAGGTAGCTAAAGAAGTGTACGATAAGGGGATTGCAGAAGTACAG GTTGAAAATGAAGCTATAGGACAAGTACTTCAGAAGTAA